One part of the Glycine max cultivar Williams 82 chromosome 14, Glycine_max_v4.0, whole genome shotgun sequence genome encodes these proteins:
- the LOC100793442 gene encoding protein FAR1-RELATED SEQUENCE 5 gives MDNEVEVLEFDIGLGGGEGEYDDDDGGGIDEEELGVATGGGEIYLPEGDLLDLEPCEGMEFESEEAAKAFYNSYARRVGFSTRVSSSRRSRRDGAIIQRQFVCAKEGFRNLNEKRTKDREIKRPRTITRVGCKASLSVKMQDSGKWIVSGFVREHNHELVPPDQVHCLRSHRQISGAAKTLIDTLQAAGMGPRRIMSALIKEYGGISKVGFTEVDCRNYMRNNRLRSLEGDIQLVLDYLRQMHAENPNFFYAVQGDEDQSITNVFWADPKARMNYTFFGDTVTFDTTYRSNRYRLPFAPFTGVNHHGQPVLFGCAFLINESEASFVWLFKTWLMAMSGRPPVSITTDHDSVIRSAIIQVFPETRHRFCKWHIFKKCQEKLSHIFLQYPNFEAEFHKCVNLTESTEEFESCWSTLVDKYDLRDHEWLQAIYSSCRQWVPVYLRDTFFAEMSITQRSDSMNSYFDGYINASTNLSQFFKLYEKALESRNEKEVRADYDTMNTLPVLRTPSPMEKQASELYTRKIFMRFQEELVGTLTLMASKADDDGEVITYHVAKYGEDHKGYCVKFNVLEMKATCSCQMFEFSGLLCRHVLAVFRVTNVLTLPSHYILKRWTRNAKSNVILEEHACDVYTYYLESHIVRYNTLRHEAFKFVDEGARSAETYDVAMDALQEAAKRVSQGMQNEGKIPINNGKVRSHVLNDESHANYTSGCQEESLSQHMSKDDLDKNIRKLMNELECANRKCEIYRSNLLSVLKAVEDHKLELSVKVENIKISMKDGI, from the coding sequence aTGGATAACGAGGTGGAGGTGCTAGAATTTGATATTGGGCTGGGAGGAGGAGAGGGAGAATATGACGATGACGACGGAGGAGGAATTGATGAGGAGGAATTGGGTGTAGCCACTGGAGGTGGGGAAATATATCTTCCTGAGGGGGACCTCTTAGATCTTGAACCTTGCGAGGGCATGGAATTCGAATCTGAAGAGGCTGCCAAGGCCTTCTACAATTCCTATGCCCGTCGTGTTGGTTTTAGTACTCGCGTCAGCTCATCCCGTCGTTCCAGGCGCGATGGAGCTATAATACAGAGGCAATTTGTTTGCGCAAAGGAGGGTTTCCGAAATTTGAATGAGAAACGCACAAAGGATAGAGAGATCAAGCGCCCTCGAACAATTACCCGAGTCGGTTGTAAAGCCTCTCTTTCTGTCAAAATGCAAGACTCTGGCAAGTGGATCGTCTCTGGCTTTGTTAGAGAACATAATCACGAACTCGTTCCACCAGACCAGGTGCATTGCCTTCGCTCTCACAGGCAAATTTCAGGAGCTGCCAAGACGCTCATCGATACTTTACAGGCTGCTGGGATGGGTCCTCGTAGAATTATGTCTGCACTAATTAAAGAGTATGGTGGGATTAGCAAAGTCGGCTTCACAGAGGTGGACTGTAGGAATTACATGAGGAATAATAGGCTAAGAAGTTTAGAAGGTGACATTCAACTTGTTCTTGATTATTTGAGACAGATGCATGCCGAAAACCCTAATTTCTTCTATGCTGTGCAAGGAGATGAGGATCAGTCCATAACCAATGTTTTCTGGGCTGATCCCAAGGCTAGGATgaattatacattttttggtGATACTGTAACCTTTGACACCACATACCGATCTAATAGGTATCGGTTACCATTTGCTCCCTTTACTGGTGTAAACCATCATGGGCAACCTGTTCTCTTTGGTTGTGCTTTCCTAATTAACGAATCTGAAGCATCATTTGTGTGGCTTTTCAAGACATGGCTTATGGCCATGTCTGGACGTCCCCCAGTGTCAATAACAACTGATCATGATTCTGTAATTCGGTCAGCCATAATACAAGTTTTCCCTGAGACCCGCCACCGTTTCTGCAAGTGGCACATCTTTAAAAAATGTCAGGAAAAGTTATCTCATATTTTCCTCCAATATCCAAATTTTGAAGCAGAATTTCACAAATGTGTTAACTTGACTGAGTCGACTGAGGAATTTGAGTCTTGCTGGTCAACACTTGTAGATAAATATGATCTCAGGGACCATGAATGGCTTCAAGCAATATATTCTTCTTGTAGGCAGTGGGTACCTGTATATTTGCGAGACACATTCTTTGCAGAAATGTCCATCACTCAGCGAAGTGATAGCATGAACTCTTACTTCGATGGGTATATAAATGCTTCCACCAATTTAAGTCAGTTCTTTAAGCTCTATGAGAAAGCACTTGAAAGTCGCAATGAGAAAGAAGTGAGAGCTGATTATGACACAATGAATACTTTGCCGGTATTGAGAACCCCATCTCCAATGGAGAAGCAAGCATCTGAGCTTTACACGAGAAAAATTTTCATGAGGTTCCAGGAGGAGTTAGTTGGGACACTTACATTAATGGCATCCAAAGCTGATGATGATGGGGAGGTCATTACATATCATGTAGCTAAGTATGGAGAGGACCATAAAGGGTATTGTGTTAAATTCAATGTTCTGGAGATGAAAGCGACTTGCAGTTGCCAAATGTTTGAGTTTTCAGGCCTTCTTTGTAGGCACGTTTTGGCAGTCTTTAGAGTTACCAATGTGCTTACTCTCCCATCTCATTATATTCTGAAACGTTGGACAAGAAATGCCAAAAGCAATGTAATATTAGAAGAACATGCTTGTGATGTATATACTTACTATTTGGAATCTCATATAGTTAGATATAACACCCTCCGGCATGAGGCTTTTAAATTTGTTGATGAAGGTGCGCGGTCTGCTGAAACTTATGATGTTGCAATGGATGCTTTACAAGAAGCTGCAAAAAGAGTTTCTCAGGGAATGCAAAATGAGGGAAAAATTCCTATCAATAATGGAAAGGTAAGGAGTCACGTGCTGAATGATGAAAGTCATGCTAATTACACAAGTGGGTGCCAGGAAGAAAGCTTGAGCCAGCATATGTCTAAG